The genome window GGTGGCCTCAGGTGACCTCACCTCTCTTGCTGGGGACCCTCCTGAGCGGCTGGTGCATCACCATAGACTCATTCTGCAGCAGGTGATAAATCACAGCTGTTATTACAGGTGAGCACCTGTCTGGATGGAGGCAGCTCTAAAACTGGGGCAACTCACCTTCATAGCGATCGACACCTCACTTGCTGAGATCTCCTCCTCTTTAAGAACAGAAGGCAGGTGACAGGTGAGAAAGAGGAACTAGTTAATGGTCTGAGTGTGTGGAGGCGGAGGGCTCACCGCTTATCAGATCCCCGATGAGCGCGCTCTGCAGAGACGGAGgcatcttcatcacctccacctTGAACACTTTGTCCATAGTTGCCAACGTGTTCTCCATTTTGGCCTCTAGGTCGTTCATCCGCTCTTGTGCTGTGAGGGGGACATGTTCAGGTGTTGTtaggacaggtgaggacaggtgagaggacGTGTGGTGTTCAGTGGCTCCCTGACCTTCTTTCTCAACCTGCTGGATGAAGAGCACCAGCCGGCTCTGTCGCATCTCCCGGCCCAGCTGCTCCTTACTCGGGGCAGTCCCTGCGTTTCTCGTCCGCCTCAGCGGCATCTTGTCGTCTTGTCCTCCCGGTGGTTGGGTCCGTGTGGGGCCGGAGACACGTCTGgttcacctccacacacacctgtcgCCGCACTACTTTAATTAGGGTCTTCACGCGCTTACCGGAAGCCCAGAGGCCTGTTGCGAAGCGGAAGGATACCGTTAACTTTTAATGCGTTAGCTTCAACAAACGGTCAAATCAGTTACAGTACCTGATACGACTCAAATGTCATCtggaagcagaaaataaaaaaatagatgacATTATTTGAAGATGTACTGACaattatatcaaaatatatatgcTTCCATTGGTAAAGAACAATTAAAGTGTCATGGGGTTCTTTAGGAAGTCGTGGCGGAAGGATACGGTTAGCTTTTAATGCGTTAgcttaaacaaaaaaacccaacaacaaaaaaacaaaaacaaaaaacaaatacaaaaaaaaaaaacaacggcCAAATCAGTTACAGTGTCTGACACGgcttaatgaaaatgaaatatacattacattatttgAAGATGAACCATCCATTATATCGAAATATATATGCCTCCATTGTTAAAGGACAATTAAAGTGTCACGGGGTTCTTTAGGAGGTCGTGTCGGAAGGATACAGTTAGCTTTTCATATGTTAGCATAAAATACAGAGAGCTGTCAAATACCTTGATGTGTTGGTCAAATGTAGTACAGTACAAGTTTGTGTTATCTCTAAAAAATGCCCCATTAAGTCATTGTAAAAGCAGAAAATAGATTAATTTGAATGAGTGCTTTCCATTATGTTTCCCCTTTAtttgaggaaaataaaagtgtctgAAGAGGTCTGGGTGGAAGGATACAGTTAGCCTTTAATATGTTAGCATTGAAAATAAGATCTAGTACTGTACAACTCTGTATCATCTCCAGAAGCAGAAAATAGATTTATAAATTTCAAGGACGATTGTCcattgtttcaaaaataaaattcttaAATATTTCTCCCCTTATTTGAGGAAAATAAGTCTCTTCTTTTAGCAGTCCTAGCAGAAAGATACAGTTAGCGtctgtcaaatgttttcattaccttaAATTAATCAGATTGTAAAATTTTAAATATCTGCTTCAAAATCAttgtaaacagcagaaaaacaattGATTTAGTTGCAGTTGGTGTGTCCATAATACAaggaaaatgtaagaaataaatgtaaactcaggaaaaagcaataaaacattgTGAATTGAAATGACAGATTCTCATGAAGTTGTACTCgatcattttattcatttaacttGTCAAGCGAAGTAAACCAACACTTAAAGGGGGAGACAAGAAAATGGACACATTTAATTTTCAATCAGTTCACAAACTCATTTATTGCAGCGCACTTCCGTGTAGACATTCAGTTCCTTTTTCCACAGGACGGTAAGAGATCACTTAATCTACTGTTAAACAACAGTCTCTGCTGTACatcctctgccaaggaggtcaAATTTACAAAGTCAGTACAGGGtggaaaaagacagattaaaaagggaaagagggGGATTGTTAGTCATAAAAATTCTAAGTTACTACACTGTCTGCAACCCAAATgtcaataatacaaaaataaataattgagaatttgtttgtgtttttttgaggacAAACGCCTGTTTGTTAATATTCTGAGATGGTCTCATCTCACCCTCACCCTGGGTTAAAGGTCAGGTTTCAATCTATGCAGTGCAAATTGAATATCTCACTATATTCTGTACAAATCTCTCTCCCAAGTCTACAATAGGACACAGTTCATCACAGCACTTTTGCTTTTTatcctcttctgtctgttaTTAAGTGGAAtgttgtaaagtgaacacagtaTCGGCCATGCTGAAGAAGCCCTTTGGGGTATAAAGCTCTAACTGCTACCAGTATTGTCCAAAGCTACCGTGTGTAAACCAGAAATGCTTTCATCTGTGAAGaatatatcaaattaaaaaaaaaacaaaaaaacttacTGCTTCATTTTATGCTATGAGTGTAGCTCCAGTACATGTAAGGTACAGTTCTAATTTAACATTGCAGTAAGGCATATTAGCTGAACAGGTACAGTATGCTACTGttaaaaaaaggcagatatataaaaacacaagttgaaaTGACTTCTCTGTCACTGAGGCACTGTCCATCCCTGCAGATAATCTTGTTTGAATGTGGGGGAAATCAGTAGTGTGgcatgtcttttcatttcagattaaTATACGTTTTTCTTAAATAATCTCTCCCTCTTATTGGCTTGTTTGAGTCACATGAGTGTTGTCGCAGGGATCAATAATACTTCTTTAAGACCTGTCTTGATAGCAGGGAGTCTGGAATGTTATAGAATTTTAGTGATTGATAATTAGTGATTGTCCTCAGTCCTCTCACATTTACACATGTGCTCccacacatatttacacagaCAGAGCGCCTCACTCTGAGCCTGTACACTGACAATGAAACAGACGGGAACATTCATTAAGACTCGCATCACACAAACAGTCAAGGCGTTTTGACTTCTTGCctccccaaaaacaaaacaggcaactctggtttcagatttttttccccaccaatGTAAACGATATGTACAAAAAGAAAGGTGGacttgagctgtttttttttttgtttttgttttttagaaagTGCACAAAGAAGCAGTCAGGATCTGTACACGGTCTCAAACAACTCAAAATACTCTAATCTGAGATAGCAGACTTAAGCAAAGTGGGCAAAAGGCTATGAGGGAActgactgcaaacacacacacaaacacgcatatGTCTACACCACAGGGGCAGTCAGTACATTCTGTACAGTGATTAATCATTCTATACACCACCTGTAATGAAACACACCTCAACTAATCCCAAAAGCTTCACTGCAGCTCTCCAAGCTCTTTACAGAAACAGTCCCACCTGTAAGTAGCTGCTTGGAAAACCCGGTGAAAAGTGTTAtacagctgtaaaaaaaaaagttgacagtGGGCGTCGTCTGAGACGAGGGGAAGAAAGAGTACCATGTCATAGCTCAGACCCCGGCCTGCTGTCTATCCTTCCTTCCTGTAGTCAGAGTTTCCATCTTTGCTACAGATGTTGGTGCTCAGATAAACGGGGTCCCGAAAGATTTAAGGCACCACTGGATGCTCGGGGTCGGCGGCTCATCGATGCGGTGCAAAGACTTGAGCTGCTCCGTGCTGAGTTGGTCGTAAGCAACGCGGTACTCCCTGTCGAAGGCCTCTGTGGATGTACAAACGACGCGATCAGACTGATATATATGTGGTTGTCTGATGAAAGTGGttgatgtcactttttgtgCGTTCACTCACCTACGTCGATGTTCTCCTTCCCCAAGGCCACCAGAGAGAGGAACAATATTTCTCTGTAGATACTCCTGGAAGAAATACACGACACAGGATTGAGACATGAGAGGTGTTTTCACTGACAGAACAAGAATGTACAAATGTTAATAAgctttactgaaataaaaagtctgACCTCTGCCGTTTGACACCCTCGGGGCGCCGTTTGATCTCTCGGATCAGCAGGTTGATTGGCCCGTAGACATCGTTGGTCTGGATGTTGCGAACAATTGTGTTGAGGAGGGTTCGAATCTCTTGGTGGTCGGTCGGAGCCAACGTCCCCTTCTTCTCCACTAAGAAACAACACATGCACCATCAGAAACAATACCaggggtccgccacatataagtaaaacagtatgaaattgtgttgtcctttgtttgCCCAGCCATGAAAACAATTGTTATTCAGTTTCTTTGGGAATGAAAGGAGAAGAGCCAtcttttctgattaaatttaaaatttcttccccaaaatattcatattcagcTAAATATGCAACCAATACAACTGCACACTCGCACAGATgagacagataaacaaaaaggaGATATTAATCTGACTTTTAAAACTGTGCCTACCAAATTAAAAGCTAACCTTTGATTCATAtacaccaaaacaacaagcaggatttgaaaatgactttgtCTCCCTCTAGTGGTAAAGCTACTTGCtacacatacaaacattaaCCCCTAAATGAAACACCACAGcctgatgtgtgtctgtgtgcacactcacacaacgTCCTCCACTGCAGGTAGAGTGGATCTCCATGTTCCTGGTGCAGGTTGATGTTGTCCCACAGGAGCTGGACGTAAACCTGTTTGCTGTCCTGGGACAGTGACGTCAGGGGCAGCTGCAAAGACAAAGAGTAAACAGTGAAGGAAAGCCATAACAGAAGAGACAAATGATGATTGACAGGCTCGGTCTAATCTAACCTGTACTCCTTTGTTGCAGTGTTCAGAGGTGAGGATGAGACCAGGTAGGTGAGAGGGCAGGTCCAGGCGACGGAAATACCACACCAGGTTCCAGAAGATGATGGGGTGCTGGCTGAGGAACTTGTGGGTGTAGATCACCTGGTCAGACGTGGAAGAGAAGTTGGACTTAATGAGGAGAAAACCTCTCAGGATCTTGTGTCAAGACAGACGTGAGATTATGTGACTCCTTTACCTGATCTCCCTCGTTCTCCAGCAGGGTCTCCAGCTCCTTGCGCAGCACCAAGGGGCTGAGGTATGGTACGGACACAGGCTTCGGGTTTGGCCGTTTGGTCCCCATGCCATCctgacaaatgaacacacacatcatcattttcactCCACTGCAGCAGTGGTTTCTGCTACATTTAAGCACAATGGGGTTAGTGTTTTGTCATTAAGGATAACTGACCGACACCTCTTGCAGGCTGCAGGGCAGGCTGGTGGTGGAGACGCCGTGTCCGGGTCTCTGAGAGTAGTCGAGACTCTGCAGCGGTCCACCAACACTGTTGCTGCGTGTCAGCGACGTCCCGCTGCATCTCTGGTGCCTCCCTGCTGCCTGGTGCTCCAGGAGACCCAAGGGGTCCGACTGCACGGGTTCAGGAATCAGACtagaaacacaaaaaggaaagGACTCACAAGAAGAAACTGGGAAAGTATTTAGCTTCTTGAACTCGAGCTGTAACTGAGGTGCTTGAAGTGTTAGAAGTTTGGAGCGTACCTCTTATGTGTTCCAGGCCGATCGTCCGGAGTCTCCCGCGGTTCCTCTTCAGGGAAAGAAATGAGGTCTGGGGCCTTAATGTCGGCggagctgctggctgtgggCTGGGCACTGGTGCTGTGGATGCTGTCTCCTGAGGCACTGGGATTCATGTAGAACCtgagcagaaaaaataaaataaataaaaatcacacaacagTCAATTTGCATGACTATTATTATGAGATATACTTCTAGGACAACTGATGCTTACCCGGTCACTGTGCGCAAGTCATGAAACTCGATGTGCAATAAGGGCAGAAAGGCTGTGCGACAGAAAGGACAGTTGGTATTCAGATTGGAGTCGTCGGCCGTCCAGCCCGCCATTATCTCCTCATCGTACACCAGGGCTTCACAAGAGCGGCACTGGGAGCAGCTGGACATCAGCACCTGGCAGCAGGGAAAGATGTGGAAACAGTTTGGAGTTATTTAAGTGTTCAAGTTGGCGGCAAAGGTGATGCTTtttgtgtacagtatgtctgaCCTCCAGTGCACAGTTCTGGTAAATGCTCGAGGAGGAGGCGTGAAGAGAGGAGCCCTGCTCAGAGTCTGGACCTCTGCCTGTTCTTCCTGGAGTTGGATCTGCGGatagagaggaaaataaactcATTTTACAGTCCAGCTAACCTCATTCGACCCTTCTCTTGCACTAGAGAACGGGTGCTTACGTGTCTGGTGTGTCCCCCGGCCTGTGtcgctgctgccactgctgctgcccagGCTGGTGCAGCTCTGGTTCAGACCGTTGGCCACCAGCCCTGGAATGACTCCTCTCTCTGGACTCTCATCTATGTCGTGAGCAGCCAGCATCTGTTCGTCCAGACTGACCGGGAAGCCGCCTCCACCCTGAGCTTGTTCATCCTAGAAAGTAAATTTTAGGGTAAAGATTCAGAGGATTAATCCCGAGTTTGtaaagctaatgctaatgctaaataGGAATCATCCTGTGATGACGCTCACCTCATCGTCTGAGTAGGAGTACGCTGAAGCAACTGCCCCCCACACTTTGCTGGCCACATTTGCTGCCTGTTTCATGCCTGATTTAAGCACATCAATTTTAGGTCCTGACAAGAGGGTGTCCATCTTGATACCTGAAATGGAGTTGATGACTGAGCCCAACGACCCTCCCTGGGAGGACTTGACCAGAGCCGTCAGTGAGGCCGATCTAGAACTGGGGCTACCCGCAATGTTGGAGGGCGTCTTTGTCTTTACTGCAAAAGTCTTGGAGCGAGTGACCATACTGGGGCTGCGTCTGGGTGTATTGCCAGGGGAGCCAGCTGGAGTTTTGACAGGAGGCACAGGGAGGCTGGACCTGCGCTCCAGAGACGGTTTAGGCTGTGGGGAGTCAGCAGAGTCTCCTTGAGCCTGCTGGAGCTCCATGCTGGAGGACTTCATGCCTAGAGGGCTCCTCAGGCTCATGTACATTTCGATCTCCTCGGCCAGATTGCGGGACACCACAGCGGGCACAGAGCGTTGTGTTTCTTGGCTGGTGACAGAGGCCGACTCTTCAGTCTCTGACACCAGGAGGGAAAGCGGGTCGGCACCTGCCTCCACGTCCGCCCTCTCGAGGGTTGCACTTCTCAGCCCAGaatcctcctcctgtgtttcaGTGTGCTTCCTCTCTCGTTTCTCCATTTTTGCCTCAGTGCCCTCTACCGCCACATCAtttcccttctcttcttctgcttctcctggCCCCTCTTCTTCAGGCAGCTTCCCCAGTATCAAGCCCCGATCATCCTCAGGTTCTTCCTCCAGGTCTTTAAACAGAGATTTGGACACACTACTGGGAGGTGGGCTTTGGCCTGCGCAGAGCGCTGCAGCCAAGATGCGCGCATCGGCACCCATCTGACTGGCCATGTGGTCCACGCCTTTCTCTAGGAGCATGCCAGCACGTGTCTCTGCACTGAAGCTACAGCTGCGTTCAGCAAAGGATTTCTGCCGCTGCGGTTGAGTCTGGTTAGCAACATCTGCTGCCAGCGAGGCATCGTCATCCGGGAGAGACACGTTATCAGACTTGCTTTGTCTCCGGAACAGCTTCCCTGTACCTGCGAAATGTGGATGGatgtgtttaatctgtacatgataaaaagtcataaaagcGACTCAATGACTTAGTTATGGGTTTCATCCTTCTCCTCACCTGTTTCCCTGCCTCCATCAAAGCTCCCTGTGGACAGCTTCACAATGCTGGGCACAGGTGAGGGCATGTCAACAGGACTGGGCGGCTCTGCTACTGCTACAGCACTGTCCACAGAGCCTGCAATGTCACCTCCtgggtaaaaaaataaatagtcaACAGACCGGCATCAGTGTACAAGGAGGAAAGAGGGGTTTCTAATGCAGAACTACAGTTGAATAGATAGTTAGGATGGAAGCAGCTGTTCTTACCGTTATGCTGTGTTTTAGAgttgtttctctcttcagtGGAAAGGACAGCTGCGTGTGACGGCTCTGCCAGCTCCTGATGTAACTCATCCTTGGAGCCGTAGCCTTGATCCGACTGCCTTCCTGTGGATCGCAAAATCACACAAACCATGATGTTCTCACACATCTTATCATTATCAATGAGGACATGATTAAAGGAAATATGCTTCACTTCCATCATAGATTTCTCAACATTGTCTTGAGAGTAGTATTGATATAGCACCGTTTTACACCTGTGAACCCAGTAACTTCAGTGAGTCAGTACCTGTACTACAATGGTTGTCTGCTGCGTCTTCCATGCTGTGGCTGTGTGCAAATACGTTGTGTTCCTCTCCGTTGACCTCACTCGAGCTGTCTGCACTTCCATGACTCAAACGGTCAGCATCGGTGAGTGCTGACCCATCTTTTGAAGCAGCTGGAGGCAGAAAGACACGGGATGGGAGAAGTGAGCAAGTAACAAGAGCGAGTTTATGGAAAATAGTCATGCTAATCACACTGTTTATTCCATCCCCACCTGTGGTACCAAGTG of Acanthopagrus latus isolate v.2019 chromosome 10, fAcaLat1.1, whole genome shotgun sequence contains these proteins:
- the dennd4c gene encoding DENN domain-containing protein 4C isoform X3; the encoded protein is MIEDKGHRVTDYFVVAGLTDKSTPLEQDLSETKSSGPKAPITDLAVINRSAGETVPEGFTCIDSTYSGQPANLNHGSLKSPELFLCYRRGRGKPPLIDIGVLYEGKERLIQGCEVIQATPYGRCANVNNSSATSQRIFITFRRAPPVQPQNSLAVTDICVIITSKGETPPHTFCKVDKNLNIGMWGSNVFLCYKKSVSASNSISYKAGLIFRYPPEDYESFPLSESVPLFCLPMGAKIECWAPNTRDPLPVFSTFVLTISSGEKVYGSAIQFYEPYSVDQLSEKQKIQLGVLSTVEKKMIPNRPVNTNKCICLLSRWPFFESFRKFLMFLYKLSVSGPHPLPIEKHISHFMHNVSFPSPQRPRILVQLSAHDNLILSQPVCTPLPLSGADYGTLLMNLGSENCATLLHFVLLENKILLHSLRPAVLTGVAEAVVAMIFPFQWQCPYIPLCPLSLADVLNAPCPFIVGVDSRYFDLYDPPPDVVCVDLDTNTIYLSDEKRHNNWKNLPKKPCKTLMNSLSNLHHPLASVSVRQTSQENSAVDMTPIEADFTWQKKKTSLEMEIQETFLRFMASILKGYRSYLKPITQAPSEKATAADSLYDLQGFLKSRDRAHQKFYSQLTKTQIFIRFIEECTFVSDKDTGLAFFDDCVEKVEGESSEDTRLLELDESQKSEHTVFVMPPEPPADDGPEPAPKYTYKSFPKLQVELFDRPRELKPALSSRAAGASLSSSPALLAKRTKQEIKLAYKMAKRFYSNPPLWARCLFSHCYSLWFICLPAGVRLAKSKSRAMQQAYNVLLKMRTTEVEVLDEVCYRVVMQLCGLWGLPVMAVRVLVEMKKAGVHPNAITYGYYNKAVLESPWPSRNRSGLFMWTKLRNVLRGVGQFKQALDRTPSKTGPTLGTTAASKDGSALTDADRLSHGSADSSSEVNGEEHNVFAHSHSMEDAADNHCSTGRQSDQGYGSKDELHQELAEPSHAAVLSTEERNNSKTQHNGGDIAGSVDSAVAVAEPPSPVDMPSPVPSIVKLSTGSFDGGRETGTGKLFRRQSKSDNVSLPDDDASLAADVANQTQPQRQKSFAERSCSFSAETRAGMLLEKGVDHMASQMGADARILAAALCAGQSPPPSSVSKSLFKDLEEEPEDDRGLILGKLPEEEGPGEAEEEKGNDVAVEGTEAKMEKRERKHTETQEEDSGLRSATLERADVEAGADPLSLLVSETEESASVTSQETQRSVPAVVSRNLAEEIEMYMSLRSPLGMKSSSMELQQAQGDSADSPQPKPSLERRSSLPVPPVKTPAGSPGNTPRRSPSMVTRSKTFAVKTKTPSNIAGSPSSRSASLTALVKSSQGGSLGSVINSISGIKMDTLLSGPKIDVLKSGMKQAANVASKVWGAVASAYSYSDDEDEQAQGGGGFPVSLDEQMLAAHDIDESPERGVIPGLVANGLNQSCTSLGSSSGSSDTGRGTHQTHPTPGRTGRGPDSEQGSSLHASSSSIYQNCALEVLMSSCSQCRSCEALVYDEEIMAGWTADDSNLNTNCPFCRTAFLPLLHIEFHDLRTVTGFYMNPSASGDSIHSTSAQPTASSSADIKAPDLISFPEEEPRETPDDRPGTHKSLIPEPVQSDPLGLLEHQAAGRHQRCSGTSLTRSNSVGGPLQSLDYSQRPGHGVSTTSLPCSLQEVSDGMGTKRPNPKPVSVPYLSPLVLRKELETLLENEGDQVIYTHKFLSQHPIIFWNLVWYFRRLDLPSHLPGLILTSEHCNKGVQLPLTSLSQDSKQVYVQLLWDNINLHQEHGDPLYLQWRTLLEKKGTLAPTDHQEIRTLLNTIVRNIQTNDVYGPINLLIREIKRRPEGVKRQRSIYREILFLSLVALGKENIDVEAFDREYRVAYDQLSTEQLKSLHRIDEPPTPSIQWCLKSFGTPFI
- the dennd4c gene encoding DENN domain-containing protein 4C isoform X2, with translation MIEDKGHRVTDYFVVAGLTDKSTPLEQDLSETKSSGPKAPITDLAVINRSAGETVPEGFTCIDSTYSGQPANLNHGSLKSPELFLCYRRGRGKPPLIDIGVLYEGKERLIQGCEVIQATPYGRCANVNNSSATSQRIFITFRRAPPVQPQNSLAVTDICVIITSKGETPPHTFCKVDKNLNIGMWGSNVFLCYKKSVSASNSISYKAGLIFRYPPEDYESFPLSESVPLFCLPMGAKIECWAPNTRDPLPVFSTFVLTISSGEKVYGSAIQFYEPYSVDQLSEKQKIQLGVLSTVEKKMIPNRPVNTNKCICLLSRWPFFESFRKFLMFLYKLSVSGPHPLPIEKHISHFMHNVSFPSPQRPRILVQLSAHDNLILSQPVCTPLPLSGADYGTLLMNLGSENCATLLHFVLLENKILLHSLRPAVLTGVAEAVVAMIFPFQWQCPYIPLCPLSLADVLNAPCPFIVGVDSRYFDLYDPPPDVVCVDLDTNTIYLSDEKRHNNWKNLPKKPCKTLMNSLSNLHHPLASVSVRQTSQENSAVDMTPIEADFTWQKKKTSLEMEIQETFLRFMASILKGYRSYLKPITQAPSEKATAADSLYDLQGFLKSRDRAHQKFYSQLTKTQIFIRFIEECTFVSDKDTGLAFFDDCVEKLFPSDKITDKGTKVEGESSEDTRLLELDESQKSEHTVFVMPPEPPADDGPEPAPKYTYKSFPKLQVELFDRPRELKPALSSRAAGASLSSSPALLAKRTKQEIKLAYKMAKRFYSNPPLWARCLFSHCYSLWFICLPAGVRLAKSKSRAMQQAYNVLLKMRTTEVEVLDEVCYRVVMQLCGLWGLPVMAVRVLVEMKKAGVHPNAITYGYYNKAVLESPWPSRNRSGLFMWTKLRNVLRGVGQFKQALDRTPSKTGPTLGTTAASKDGSALTDADRLSHGSADSSSEVNGEEHNVFAHSHSMEDAADNHCSTGRQSDQGYGSKDELHQELAEPSHAAVLSTEERNNSKTQHNGGDIAGSVDSAVAVAEPPSPVDMPSPVPSIVKLSTGSFDGGRETGTGKLFRRQSKSDNVSLPDDDASLAADVANQTQPQRQKSFAERSCSFSAETRAGMLLEKGVDHMASQMGADARILAAALCAGQSPPPSSVSKSLFKDLEEEPEDDRGLILGKLPEEEGPGEAEEEKGNDVAVEGTEAKMEKRERKHTETQEEDSGLRSATLERADVEAGADPLSLLVSETEESASVTSQETQRSVPAVVSRNLAEEIEMYMSLRSPLGMKSSSMELQQAQGDSADSPQPKPSLERRSSLPVPPVKTPAGSPGNTPRRSPSMVTRSKTFAVKTKTPSNIAGSPSSRSASLTALVKSSQGGSLGSVINSISGIKMDTLLSGPKIDVLKSGMKQAANVASKVWGAVASAYSYSDDEDEQAQGGGGFPVSLDEQMLAAHDIDESPERGVIPGLVANGLNQSCTSLGSSSGSSDTGRGTHQTHPTPGRTGRGPDSEQGSSLHASSSSIYQNCALEVLMSSCSQCRSCEALVYDEEIMAGWTADDSNLNTNCPFCRTAFLPLLHIEFHDLRTVTGFYMNPSASGDSIHSTSAQPTASSSADIKAPDLISFPEEEPRETPDDRPGTHKSLIPEPVQSDPLGLLEHQAAGRHQRCSGTSLTRSNSVGGPLQSLDYSQRPGHGVSTTSLPCSLQEDGMGTKRPNPKPVSVPYLSPLVLRKELETLLENEGDQVIYTHKFLSQHPIIFWNLVWYFRRLDLPSHLPGLILTSEHCNKGVQLPLTSLSQDSKQVYVQLLWDNINLHQEHGDPLYLQWRTLLEKKGTLAPTDHQEIRTLLNTIVRNIQTNDVYGPINLLIREIKRRPEGVKRQRSIYREILFLSLVALGKENIDVEAFDREYRVAYDQLSTEQLKSLHRIDEPPTPSIQWCLKSFGTPFI
- the dennd4c gene encoding DENN domain-containing protein 4C isoform X1 — encoded protein: MIEDKGHRVTDYFVVAGLTDKSTPLEQDLSETKSSGPKAPITDLAVINRSAGETVPEGFTCIDSTYSGQPANLNHGSLKSPELFLCYRRGRGKPPLIDIGVLYEGKERLIQGCEVIQATPYGRCANVNNSSATSQRIFITFRRAPPVQPQNSLAVTDICVIITSKGETPPHTFCKVDKNLNIGMWGSNVFLCYKKSVSASNSISYKAGLIFRYPPEDYESFPLSESVPLFCLPMGAKIECWAPNTRDPLPVFSTFVLTISSGEKVYGSAIQFYEPYSVDQLSEKQKIQLGVLSTVEKKMIPNRPVNTNKCICLLSRWPFFESFRKFLMFLYKLSVSGPHPLPIEKHISHFMHNVSFPSPQRPRILVQLSAHDNLILSQPVCTPLPLSGADYGTLLMNLGSENCATLLHFVLLENKILLHSLRPAVLTGVAEAVVAMIFPFQWQCPYIPLCPLSLADVLNAPCPFIVGVDSRYFDLYDPPPDVVCVDLDTNTIYLSDEKRHNNWKNLPKKPCKTLMNSLSNLHHPLASVSVRQTSQENSAVDMTPIEADFTWQKKKTSLEMEIQETFLRFMASILKGYRSYLKPITQAPSEKATAADSLYDLQGFLKSRDRAHQKFYSQLTKTQIFIRFIEECTFVSDKDTGLAFFDDCVEKLFPSDKITDKGTKVEGESSEDTRLLELDESQKSEHTVFVMPPEPPADDGPEPAPKYTYKSFPKLQVELFDRPRELKPALSSRAAGASLSSSPALLAKRTKQEIKLAYKMAKRFYSNPPLWARCLFSHCYSLWFICLPAGVRLAKSKSRAMQQAYNVLLKMRTTEVEVLDEVCYRVVMQLCGLWGLPVMAVRVLVEMKKAGVHPNAITYGYYNKAVLESPWPSRNRSGLFMWTKLRNVLRGVGQFKQALDRTPSKTGPTLGTTAASKDGSALTDADRLSHGSADSSSEVNGEEHNVFAHSHSMEDAADNHCSTGRQSDQGYGSKDELHQELAEPSHAAVLSTEERNNSKTQHNGGDIAGSVDSAVAVAEPPSPVDMPSPVPSIVKLSTGSFDGGRETGTGKLFRRQSKSDNVSLPDDDASLAADVANQTQPQRQKSFAERSCSFSAETRAGMLLEKGVDHMASQMGADARILAAALCAGQSPPPSSVSKSLFKDLEEEPEDDRGLILGKLPEEEGPGEAEEEKGNDVAVEGTEAKMEKRERKHTETQEEDSGLRSATLERADVEAGADPLSLLVSETEESASVTSQETQRSVPAVVSRNLAEEIEMYMSLRSPLGMKSSSMELQQAQGDSADSPQPKPSLERRSSLPVPPVKTPAGSPGNTPRRSPSMVTRSKTFAVKTKTPSNIAGSPSSRSASLTALVKSSQGGSLGSVINSISGIKMDTLLSGPKIDVLKSGMKQAANVASKVWGAVASAYSYSDDEDEQAQGGGGFPVSLDEQMLAAHDIDESPERGVIPGLVANGLNQSCTSLGSSSGSSDTGRGTHQTHPTPGRTGRGPDSEQGSSLHASSSSIYQNCALEVLMSSCSQCRSCEALVYDEEIMAGWTADDSNLNTNCPFCRTAFLPLLHIEFHDLRTVTGFYMNPSASGDSIHSTSAQPTASSSADIKAPDLISFPEEEPRETPDDRPGTHKSLIPEPVQSDPLGLLEHQAAGRHQRCSGTSLTRSNSVGGPLQSLDYSQRPGHGVSTTSLPCSLQEVSDGMGTKRPNPKPVSVPYLSPLVLRKELETLLENEGDQVIYTHKFLSQHPIIFWNLVWYFRRLDLPSHLPGLILTSEHCNKGVQLPLTSLSQDSKQVYVQLLWDNINLHQEHGDPLYLQWRTLLEKKGTLAPTDHQEIRTLLNTIVRNIQTNDVYGPINLLIREIKRRPEGVKRQRSIYREILFLSLVALGKENIDVEAFDREYRVAYDQLSTEQLKSLHRIDEPPTPSIQWCLKSFGTPFI